Proteins from one Zavarzinia compransoris genomic window:
- a CDS encoding NUDIX hydrolase, whose product MAQDGEHNARGISIGLTAVIVAVTEEDPRVLVARRMTHDLATPAQQGLLPLAFDTPETLPFGPFEPEHHRTLELGLRQWVAEQTGIAMRYVEQLYTFANQNRDPRELTGGPRVVSIAYLALTQETPLAGTGEAQWRSWYSFLPWEDWREGRPALIDKVIRPALTRWIDAAPDARSARARMERTAIAFGPVAGTGHFDLLRCLDRYELLYSAGLVKEAIRDAAVAAGAAGNAPPDVPDEQREAARALGTPLSLDNRRVLASALGRLRGKIDYRPVVFDLLPPEFTLLRLQKVVEALSGIELHKQNFRRTVTAGDLVEPTGQIEASGRGRPAETYRFRRDVMQEKHDVGIPLPLPKAGS is encoded by the coding sequence ATGGCGCAGGATGGCGAACACAATGCCCGGGGCATCAGCATCGGCCTGACCGCCGTCATCGTCGCGGTGACGGAGGAGGATCCGCGCGTCCTGGTCGCCCGGCGCATGACCCACGACCTGGCGACGCCGGCCCAGCAGGGCTTGCTGCCCCTGGCCTTCGACACGCCGGAAACCCTGCCCTTCGGCCCGTTCGAGCCGGAGCATCACCGCACCCTGGAACTGGGCCTGCGCCAATGGGTGGCGGAGCAGACGGGCATCGCCATGCGCTATGTCGAGCAGCTCTACACATTCGCCAACCAGAACCGCGACCCGCGCGAATTGACCGGGGGGCCGCGCGTCGTCTCCATCGCCTATCTGGCCCTGACCCAGGAAACGCCGCTGGCCGGCACCGGCGAGGCGCAATGGCGTTCGTGGTATTCCTTCCTGCCCTGGGAGGATTGGCGCGAGGGCCGCCCGGCCCTGATCGACAAGGTCATCCGCCCGGCCCTGACCCGCTGGATCGATGCCGCCCCGGATGCCCGCAGCGCCCGCGCCCGCATGGAGCGGACAGCCATCGCCTTCGGCCCGGTCGCCGGCACCGGCCATTTCGACCTGCTGCGCTGCCTCGACCGCTATGAGTTGCTCTATTCCGCCGGCCTCGTGAAGGAAGCGATCCGCGATGCCGCGGTCGCCGCCGGTGCCGCCGGCAACGCCCCCCCCGACGTCCCCGACGAACAGCGCGAGGCCGCCCGCGCCCTCGGCACCCCCCTGTCGCTGGACAATCGCCGCGTGCTCGCCTCGGCGCTCGGCCGCTTGCGCGGCAAGATCGACTACCGCCCGGTGGTCTTCGACCTGCTGCCGCCGGAATTCACCCTGCTGCGCCTCCAGAAGGTGGTCGAGGCCCTGTCCGGCATCGAGTTGCACAAGCAGAATTTCCGCCGCACCGTGACCGCCGGCGATCTGGTCGAGCCGACCGGCCAGATCGAAGCCTCAGGCCGCGGCCGCCCGGCCGAAACCTATCGCTTCCGCCGCGACGTCATGCAGGAAAAGCACGACGTCGGCATCCCCCTGCCCCTGCCCAAGGCGGGGTCGTGA
- the tyrS gene encoding tyrosine--tRNA ligase, which yields MTSLKSEFLRVLTERRYIHQCTDLEGLDALAAGSTPFAAYIGFDATAPSLHVGSLVQIMMLRRLQQAGHKPVVLMGGGTTKIGDPSFRDESRPLLDAARIAENLAGIKRVFAKFLRFGDGPTDAVMVDNDDWLSRLNYIDFLRDYGRHFSVNRMLSQDSVKIRLDREQNLSFLEFNYMILQAYDFVELAKAQGVRLQMGGSDQWGNIVQGVELGRRTADIQLYGLTSPLITTASGAKMGKTSNGAVWLNEDARSPYDYWQFWRNTEDGDVGRFLRLFTELPEAEVRRLETLEGAELNDAKKVLATAATALAHGPAAADAAAETARKTFEEGAAADTLPKVAVEAAAIAAGINVYELLVKAGMAASNGEARRLIKGNGVKLNDVAVTDEFARLSDLGSAGSVKLSAGKKRHALIVAG from the coding sequence ATGACGAGCCTGAAATCCGAATTCCTGCGGGTCCTGACCGAACGCCGCTACATCCACCAGTGCACCGACCTCGAAGGCCTGGACGCGCTTGCCGCCGGCAGCACGCCCTTCGCCGCCTATATCGGCTTCGATGCCACGGCGCCCTCGCTGCATGTCGGCTCGCTGGTCCAGATCATGATGCTGCGCCGGTTGCAGCAGGCGGGGCACAAGCCCGTCGTGCTCATGGGCGGCGGCACCACCAAGATCGGCGATCCCTCCTTCCGCGACGAATCGCGCCCCCTGCTGGATGCGGCGCGGATCGCCGAGAATCTGGCCGGCATCAAGCGCGTCTTCGCGAAATTCCTGCGCTTCGGCGACGGCCCGACCGATGCCGTGATGGTCGACAACGACGACTGGCTGTCCAGGCTCAACTACATCGACTTCCTGCGCGACTACGGCCGGCATTTCTCGGTCAACCGCATGCTGTCGCAGGACAGCGTGAAGATCCGCCTGGACCGCGAGCAGAACCTGTCGTTCCTCGAATTCAACTACATGATCCTTCAAGCCTATGACTTCGTCGAACTGGCGAAGGCGCAGGGCGTGCGCCTGCAGATGGGCGGCTCGGATCAATGGGGCAATATCGTCCAGGGCGTGGAGCTTGGCCGGCGCACCGCCGATATCCAGCTCTACGGCCTGACCTCGCCCCTGATCACCACGGCCTCGGGCGCCAAGATGGGCAAGACCTCGAATGGCGCCGTCTGGCTGAACGAGGATGCCCGCAGCCCCTACGACTACTGGCAGTTCTGGCGGAACACCGAGGACGGCGACGTCGGCCGTTTCCTCCGCCTCTTCACCGAACTGCCGGAAGCCGAGGTCCGCCGCCTCGAAACCCTCGAGGGCGCCGAGCTGAACGACGCCAAGAAAGTCCTGGCGACCGCGGCGACGGCGCTCGCCCACGGCCCCGCGGCGGCGGATGCGGCGGCCGAGACCGCCCGCAAGACCTTCGAGGAAGGGGCGGCCGCCGATACGCTGCCCAAGGTCGCGGTCGAGGCGGCCGCGATCGCCGCCGGCATCAATGTCTACGAACTTCTGGTCAAGGCCGGCATGGCCGCCTCGAACGGCGAGGCGCGCCGCCTGATCAAGGGCAACGGCGTGAAGCTGAACGATGTCGCGGTGACCGACGAATTCGCCAGGCTCTCCGACCTCGGCAGTGCCGGCAGCGTGAAACTTTCCGCCGGCAAGAAGCGCCACGCCCTGATCGTCGCCGGCTGA